One Salmo trutta chromosome 12, fSalTru1.1, whole genome shotgun sequence genomic region harbors:
- the LOC115204760 gene encoding salivary glue protein Sgs-3-like, whose protein sequence is STTDPGTTDPGTTDPGTIDPGTIDPGTTDPGTTDPGTIDPGTIDPGTTDPGTTDPGTIDPGTIDPGTTDPGTTDPGTTDPGTTDPGTIDPGTIDPGTTDPGTIDPGTIDPGTTDPGTIDPGTTDPGTTDPGTIDPGTIDPGTIDPGTTDPGTIDPGTTDPGTTDHGTIDPGTTDPGTIDPGTTDPGTIDPGTTDPGTIDPGTIVPGTTDPGTTDPGTIDPGPIDPDTIDPGTTDPGTIDPGTTDPGTIDPGTIDPGTIDPGTIVPGTTDPGTTDPGTIDPGTIDPGTTDPGTTDPGTIVPGTTDPGTIDPGTIDPGTTDPGTTDPGTTDPGTIDPGTTDPGTIDPGTIDPGTTDPGTTDPGTIDPGTTDPGTTDPGTIDPGTIDPGKNSLHVKGVQRERMREKWSVCVCERERYRERLQKMTEKNIIFFGDLEYTGIWCQY, encoded by the coding sequence TCTACAACAGACCCTGGTACAACAGACCCTGGTACAACAGACCCTGGTACAATAGACCCTGGTACAATAGACCCTGGTACAACAGACCCTGGTACAACAGACCCTGGTACAATAGACCCTGGTACAATAGACCCTGGTACAACAGACCCTGGTACAACAGACCCTGGTACAATAGACCCTGGTACAATAGACCCTGGTACAACAGACCCTGGTACAACAGACCCTGGTACAACAGACCCTGGTACAACAGACCCTGGTACAATAGACCCTGGTACAATAGACCCTGGTACAACAGACCCTGGTACAATAGACCCTGGTACAATAGACCCTGGTACAACAGACCCTGGTACAATAGACCCTGGTACAACAGACCCTGGTACAACAGACCCTGGTACAATAGACCCTGGTACAATAGACCCTGGTACAATAGACCCTGGTACAACAGACCCTGGTACAATAGACCCTGGTACAACAGACCCTGGTACAACAGACCATGGTACAATAGACCCTGGTACAACAGACCCTGGTACAATAGACCCTGGTACAACAGACCCTGGTACAATAGACCCTGGTACAACAGACCCTGGTACAATAGACCCTGGTACAATAGTCCCTGGTACAACAGACCCTGGTACAACAGACCCTGGTACAATAGACCCTGGTCCAATAGACCCTGATACAATAGACCCTGGTACAACAGACCCTGGTACAATAGACCCTGGTACAACAGACCCTGGTACAATAGACCCTGGTACAATAGACCCTGGTACAATAGACCCTGGTACAATAGTCCCTGGTACAACAGACCCTGGTACAACAGACCCTGGTACAATAGACCCTGGTACAATAGACCCTGGTACAACAGACCCTGGTACAACAGACCCTGGTACAATAGTCCCTGGTACAACAGACCCTGGTACAATAGACCCTGGTACAATAGACCCTGGTACAACAGACCCTGGTACAACAGACCCTGGTACAACAGACCCTGGTACAATAGACCCTGGTACAACAGACCCTGGTACAATAGACCCTGGTACAATAGACCCTGGTACAACAGACCCTGGTACAACAGACCCTGGTACAATAGACCCTGGTACAACAGACCCTGGTACAACAGACCCTGGTACAATAGACCCTGGTACAATAGACCCTGGTAAAAACAGTTTACATGTAAAAggggttcagagagagagaatgagagagaaatggagtgtgtgtgtgtgtgagagagagagatatagagagcgATTACAGAAAATGACAGAGAAAAATATTATTTTCTTTGGCGATTTAGAATATACAGGTATTTGGTGTCAATACTGA